The Nitrospirae bacterium CG2_30_53_67 genome includes a region encoding these proteins:
- a CDS encoding asparagine synthase (glutamine-hydrolyzing) — protein sequence MCDALFHRGPDDQGIFSEKEVTLGMRRLAVIDCQGGRQPISNEDASVWIVFNGEIYNFHEIRSGLARRGHKFTTSSDTEVIVHLYEEYGEECLNHLRGMFAFAVWDREKETLFLARDRLGIKPLFYTFDGKCLVFASEVRALLSAGISTDGLDPGALNDFLTYLYVPAPKSMFRSIRKLPPGHTLTYCRGKIRIRRYWNLHLQEGHSRLTGRREAEYREEAESLLRESVRMHLVSDVPLGAFLSGGMDSGSLVALMSEYSGGPVKTFSIGYGEEDASYNELDSARMTADFFGADHHEFILQPDVVSLIPEIIRAMGEPFADSSAIPTYLISRETKRYVTVALSGIGGDEVFTGYPRYLGVRLSRIYDSVPYSVRRYLFSPLAGRLPESTRSRNVAGWIKRFVRGGLMDPVSRYLSWISFFSPEMKGALYSDDFKDLLVSCDETDIHRTFMGQETKLDEVQRVSYLDLNTYLPDDLLFMGDAMSMAHSLELRVPFCDHHLIEFMINVPAKIKMNGWHLKGMLKSMMKDVLPREILMKKKQGFMVPIGAWFKRDLQGFVRETLLSQQAMGRGVFNAGFVERMIEDHFQGRQVLTHQIWALLTFEIWCRLFMDREACPEKESVMCGPIRKYDGIRVP from the coding sequence ATGTGTGATGCCCTTTTTCACCGAGGCCCGGATGATCAGGGGATCTTTTCAGAAAAGGAGGTCACCCTCGGCATGAGGCGTCTTGCCGTCATTGATTGTCAGGGGGGCCGTCAGCCGATCTCTAACGAGGATGCATCCGTCTGGATCGTATTCAATGGAGAAATCTATAATTTTCATGAAATACGCTCCGGGCTGGCGCGGCGCGGCCACAAGTTTACGACCTCATCGGATACCGAGGTCATCGTCCATCTCTATGAAGAATACGGCGAGGAATGTCTCAACCATCTTCGGGGGATGTTTGCCTTTGCCGTCTGGGACAGAGAAAAAGAGACCCTCTTTCTTGCCAGGGACCGGCTGGGGATCAAGCCTCTATTTTATACCTTTGACGGGAAATGCCTTGTTTTCGCCTCTGAAGTCAGGGCCCTTCTAAGCGCCGGGATATCCACGGACGGGTTGGATCCTGGGGCTTTGAATGATTTTCTGACCTACCTCTATGTGCCTGCGCCCAAGTCCATGTTCCGTTCCATCCGAAAGCTTCCTCCGGGCCATACCCTGACGTATTGCAGGGGGAAGATCAGGATCAGGCGGTATTGGAATCTTCATCTGCAGGAGGGTCATTCCCGTTTAACAGGCCGCCGCGAGGCTGAATACAGGGAAGAGGCGGAATCCCTGCTTCGTGAATCCGTCCGGATGCACCTGGTGAGCGATGTCCCGCTGGGGGCATTCCTGAGCGGAGGGATGGACTCCGGAAGCCTTGTGGCCCTGATGTCCGAATATTCCGGCGGGCCGGTCAAGACCTTCTCCATCGGTTACGGCGAGGAGGATGCCTCCTATAACGAACTCGATTCAGCGCGCATGACGGCCGATTTCTTCGGCGCCGATCATCACGAATTCATCCTCCAGCCGGACGTGGTGTCTCTGATCCCTGAAATCATCCGCGCGATGGGCGAGCCTTTCGCGGACTCATCCGCCATCCCGACCTATCTGATCTCACGGGAGACGAAAAGATACGTGACCGTTGCCTTGAGCGGGATCGGAGGGGACGAGGTCTTCACCGGGTATCCGAGATACCTGGGCGTCCGGCTCTCAAGGATCTACGATTCGGTTCCCTATTCCGTCAGAAGGTATCTCTTCTCTCCCCTGGCCGGACGGCTCCCCGAGAGTACACGGAGCAGGAATGTCGCCGGATGGATCAAACGGTTTGTCAGAGGAGGGCTCATGGATCCGGTGTCACGGTATCTAAGCTGGATCTCCTTTTTCAGCCCGGAGATGAAAGGGGCCCTGTATTCGGATGACTTCAAGGATCTGCTCGTGAGCTGTGATGAGACCGATATCCACAGGACGTTCATGGGTCAGGAGACAAAACTCGATGAGGTGCAGAGGGTATCCTATCTTGATCTGAACACCTACCTTCCTGATGACCTCCTGTTCATGGGCGACGCCATGAGTATGGCCCATTCCCTGGAACTTCGGGTTCCTTTCTGCGACCATCATCTGATCGAATTCATGATCAATGTCCCGGCAAAGATCAAGATGAACGGGTGGCATTTAAAGGGAATGCTCAAGTCCATGATGAAAGATGTGCTTCCTCGAGAGATTCTGATGAAGAAGAAACAGGGCTTCATGGTGCCGATCGGCGCGTGGTTCAAACGGGACCTGCAGGGGTTCGTACGCGAGACCCTTTTGTCGCAGCAAGCCATGGGAAGAGGGGTCTTTAACGCCGGTTTTGTTGAACGGATGATCGAAGACCATTTCCAGGGGAGGCAGGTCCTCACCCACCAGATCTGGGCGCTGCTGACTTTTGAGATATGGTGCAGGCTCTTTATGGACCGGGAGGCATGTCCGGAAAAGGAGTCTGTTATGTGTGGCCCTATTCGTAAATACGATGGCATTCGAGTACCGTAG